The DNA region GTAAGAGTCTCTATTTTGGAAAGTTTATTCTCAGCTCTCACATGAGGGATCACCTCCCGCAAAGCTTGGAATGCATTGTTGAGCTTATGCATTCTCTGCCTCTCCCGCTCGTTGCTTTCCAGTCTCCTCAAATGCTTGTCTTTATTGCTCCAAGGATGCTTGGCTCTGGCTGTAGTGATCTTGCTGCTCTCCTTGtctccccccttcctccttcctttgtGTTGCAAACATTTCacctgttctgtttttcttattgCTGACTCCTcagaaaatgcttctttgtCAACAGCATGcctttgcttctttcctttggttttaGTCTTCATGTTTTGGTAGATGTACTGGTATTAAGCTTCAATGTGCTGTAAAAATACGACAGCAATATCTTTAATTGTTGCACAGTTCCATGCTGAACAAATGATCTGATGCAGGTTGGTTTGATGTTTGTTTACTTGTTCACTGCCGGAAAACCATCATTGGATCTCTTTAGTGATGGTCAGTTTAGAAGTTGCGAATGCCATTAGTCAGGATGACAGAGAACAACAAACAGATCCCCCTTCAGCTAGAAGGAAGAGGTTACAGAGGGAGCAGAGGCCAAGTGAACAGAACCATGGAAACAAGGAGGTAGTGAATCACCTAATGGTGTCCTCACCTATGGGAAGCCAAGTGAAAAAATAGATACCTCTCTACTTTCTTATAAGTAAGCCTCAAACTGGAGAGATTTCTCTTCTCTCACTGCACGTAAGAACATCGTCTCCAAGCTGATCCAGTCTTCCGCTGGAAAGAGTGAACAGCTACTCAAAAAATATCAGGAGTACAATGGTCAATTACATTTGATAACACATTGCCTCTGGTTTTTGATCTCAcatacttctgttttctcccagCTCTCCTTACCACAAGTTACAATGAAACTAGACACTGCCTCATGGTATGTATGCAGGCTTATGTGTGGGCTATTAGACAGAACCCTCAGGCTCTTACTCAGACAGTAACTTCTCCTTGAACTCCTGGTAATTGCTTTTTGGAGGAATAGGTTTTCACTGTATTTATGAGCAGTCCACTAGAGGGAAACATGACACACTAATTCATAGAGGGGCTCAGAAACTCTTAGCCAGCAACCCGTTCTCACCCTCAGCATCTCTGCATTCGGGGCTAGtccccaccacacacacaaaagcacaATCAAATAATGGTGGGCCTTAATTGCCATTTCTGCCCCAGtccaacagcagcagagcagcatttATTCTCCAGGTTATCAAAAAAGACACAGCAATGTTCCTTCCTCACAAGTTAGCA from Phalacrocorax aristotelis chromosome 10, bGulAri2.1, whole genome shotgun sequence includes:
- the BHLHA15 gene encoding class A basic helix-loop-helix protein 15; translated protein: MKTKTKGKKQRHAVDKEAFSEESAIRKTEQVKCLQHKGRRKGGDKESSKITTARAKHPWSNKDKHLRRLESNERERQRMHKLNNAFQALREVIPHVRAENKLSKIETLTLAKNYIKSLTSIILNMSNGHFPAAEGMGGAWVSKFYQHYQQQHGDDDHEEHLQKYST